In one Candidatus Hydrogenedentota bacterium genomic region, the following are encoded:
- the nadA gene encoding quinolinate synthase NadA, which translates to MTNPSPAETLEGTLEKMRARLNRVIPDFEIQAKAGIAHKINLLKREKNAVILGHNYMEPALYHSVPDYTGDSLQLSVVASKTPADIIIFCGVWFMGETAKILNPGKTVLVPSDKAGCSLAEGITAEDVRALKARFPGAPVVTYVNTYADVKAESDYCCTSGNADKVLKHLLDQGHKRILFLPDRYLAANTAAQMGVNFISADADEAAFGALPSDEPAVVGWTVQCEVHELFTPEDVDNVRRQYPDAVILAHPECKPEVIQKVDVSGSTKLMVDYVRDVEKPRYALFTECSMGDNLAAEFPHREMVRACSLRCKHMNTITLEDTLRSLENLEYQVHLDEEIIRRARTPIDRMISIR; encoded by the coding sequence ATGACCAACCCTAGCCCCGCCGAAACCCTTGAAGGCACCCTGGAAAAAATGCGCGCCCGGCTGAACCGCGTGATCCCCGATTTCGAGATTCAGGCCAAGGCCGGGATCGCACACAAGATCAACCTCCTCAAGCGGGAGAAGAACGCCGTCATCCTCGGGCACAACTACATGGAGCCCGCGCTCTACCACTCGGTGCCCGACTACACCGGCGACTCGCTCCAGCTCTCCGTGGTCGCCTCCAAGACCCCCGCGGACATTATCATCTTCTGCGGCGTGTGGTTCATGGGGGAAACTGCCAAAATCCTGAATCCGGGCAAGACCGTGCTGGTGCCCTCCGACAAGGCAGGCTGCTCGCTGGCCGAGGGGATCACGGCGGAGGACGTGCGTGCGCTGAAGGCGCGCTTCCCCGGCGCGCCCGTGGTCACCTATGTGAACACCTACGCCGATGTGAAGGCGGAGTCGGACTACTGCTGCACCTCGGGCAACGCGGACAAGGTGCTCAAGCACCTGCTGGACCAGGGGCACAAGCGCATCCTGTTCCTGCCCGACCGGTATCTCGCCGCGAATACGGCGGCCCAGATGGGCGTTAACTTCATCAGCGCGGACGCGGACGAGGCGGCCTTTGGGGCGCTTCCTTCCGACGAGCCCGCGGTGGTCGGCTGGACGGTCCAGTGCGAGGTGCACGAGCTGTTCACGCCGGAAGACGTGGACAACGTGCGGCGGCAGTATCCGGACGCGGTCATTCTGGCGCATCCGGAATGCAAGCCGGAGGTGATTCAGAAGGTGGACGTGTCGGGAAGCACGAAGCTGATGGTGGACTATGTGCGGGACGTGGAGAAGCCGCGCTACGCCCTCTTCACCGAGTGCTCCATGGGCGACAACCTGGCGGCCGAGTTTCCGCACCGCGAGATGGTGCGCGCGTGCAGCCTGCGCTGCAAGCACATGAACACCATCACGCTGGAGGACACGCTGCGCAGCCTGGAGAATCTGGAGTATCAGGTCCATTTGGACGAGGAGATCATCCGGCGGGCGCGCACGCCCATTGACCGCATGATCTCCATCCGCTGA
- a CDS encoding CehA/McbA family metallohydrolase codes for MGRTKTLSRSRVFENPYSPEDTGWLRGNLHTHTTVSDGNLSPQDTVKAYTDLGYDFLQLTDHDIITDISALDACGMALIPGCEVTAGGPHILHMNATARVKPAADRQKVINEIAATSGLAVMNHPNWEPHFNHCPQSVLQSLKGYAGIEIYNGVTRRVEGNPEATDRWDMLLSNDKIVWGYAGDDNHQEVDRGVAWVMVQGSDRSAGAIVDALRRGSFYASTGVVIESIRLEGRHVLVEAPNAELFHVCSNYGRVVARVPGPSLDFTPPSFFPATYFRVEAFGHGDAKAWTQPFVLHVR; via the coding sequence GTGGGAAGAACAAAAACCCTAAGCAGATCGCGCGTTTTTGAGAACCCGTACTCGCCGGAGGACACCGGGTGGCTGCGGGGAAACCTCCACACCCACACCACCGTCAGCGATGGGAACCTCAGCCCGCAGGACACCGTCAAGGCCTACACGGACCTGGGATACGACTTTCTCCAGCTGACGGACCATGACATCATCACGGACATCTCGGCCCTGGACGCCTGCGGCATGGCGCTCATCCCCGGCTGCGAGGTGACCGCCGGGGGGCCCCACATCCTCCACATGAACGCCACGGCGCGCGTGAAGCCCGCCGCGGACCGGCAGAAGGTTATAAACGAGATCGCCGCCACGAGCGGCCTGGCCGTCATGAACCACCCCAACTGGGAACCGCATTTCAACCACTGTCCGCAGTCCGTTCTCCAGTCCCTGAAGGGTTACGCCGGCATTGAAATCTACAACGGCGTCACCCGCCGCGTGGAGGGGAACCCCGAGGCCACCGACCGCTGGGACATGCTCCTGAGCAACGACAAGATTGTCTGGGGCTATGCCGGGGACGACAACCACCAGGAGGTGGACCGGGGGGTGGCCTGGGTCATGGTGCAGGGAAGCGACCGGTCCGCCGGGGCCATCGTGGACGCCCTCCGGCGCGGGAGCTTCTACGCGTCCACCGGGGTGGTGATCGAGAGCATCCGCCTGGAGGGGAGGCATGTTCTGGTGGAGGCCCCCAACGCCGAGCTGTTCCATGTGTGCAGCAACTACGGCCGCGTGGTGGCGCGGGTGCCCGGCCCCTCCCTCGATTTCACGCCGCCGTCCTTCTTCCCGGCCACCTACTTCCGCGTGGAGGCCTTCGGCCACGGCGACGCCAAGGCCTGGACCCAGCCCTTCGTCCTTCACGTCCGGTAG